A genomic stretch from Spiroplasma endosymbiont of Clivina fossor includes:
- a CDS encoding transposase family protein gives MKTQVIIEKDSKKIISSDFSYGKNHDFKILKDSKIKFLPETTVLVDLGYQGIQKINHNVLIPKRKSKKNPLNKEEKQNNERISKMRIVIENVFAILKKFKIISEKYRNRRKRFALRFNLIASIYNLQLLV, from the coding sequence ATAAAAACACAAGTTATAATTGAAAAAGATAGTAAAAAAATTATTAGTTCTGATTTTTCTTATGGTAAAAACCATGACTTTAAAATTTTAAAAGATTCAAAAATTAAATTTTTACCAGAAACAACTGTTTTAGTGGATTTAGGTTATCAAGGCATACAAAAAATTAATCATAATGTTTTAATTCCTAAAAGAAAATCAAAGAAAAACCCTTTAAATAAAGAAGAAAAGCAAAATAATGAGCGAATTTCAAAAATGAGAATTGTTATTGAAAATGTTTTTGCTATACTTAAAAAATTTAAAATTATTAGTGAAAAATATCGAAATCGTAGAAAAAGATTTGCTTTAAGATTTAATTTAATAGCTTCAATTTATAATTTACAACTATTAGTTTAA
- a CDS encoding helix-turn-helix domain-containing protein, with product MEFKWNLKKNNQISDKNFLRLTGIKHTTFNKMLEILKIEELKKRFRRGRTNKLSLENRILMTLEYWREYRTYFHIAKSYDISESSCYRNIKWIEDTLIKHPNFQQLTGQKSLLKDYFKDKTVIIDVTESQIQRPKKDKNSTTQEKRKNTQ from the coding sequence GTGGAATTTAAATGAAATTTAAAAAAAAATAATCAAATAAGTGATAAAAATTTTTTAAGATTAACTGGTATTAAACATACTACTTTTAATAAAATGCTAGAAATTTTAAAAATAGAAGAATTAAAAAAGAGATTTCGTCGCGGAAGAACCAATAAATTATCATTAGAAAATCGTATTTTAATGACTTTAGAATATTGAAGAGAATATAGAACTTATTTTCATATTGCAAAAAGTTATGATATTAGTGAAAGTAGTTGTTATAGAAATATCAAATGAATTGAAGACACTTTAATAAAACACCCTAATTTTCAACAACTTACTGGTCAAAAATCACTATTAAAAGATTATTTCAAAGATAAGACTGTTATAATTGATGTAACTGAAAGCCAAATCCAACGCCCAAAAAAAGACAAAAACAGCACTACTCAGGAAAAAAGAAAAAACACACAATAA
- a CDS encoding OTU domain-containing protein, translated as MSDVIRQTKLEEISDKQEQTILNRVRELNFGLDIDQVKVQKNSITDTAATIESIDQSVYSDGAVKVIFTLAKKARKPNDAQKIITEDESKKQGTRPKGSTVTLKQSDNSNTNADGSQTQASNRIQQNNSDEPTNHNNLYDVPADNSCLFWSVSTSYLLPARNNNEEFRNRFIQLFGEENLKYLLYIQKLLQQHDLENNRNLNQLWYQDQTANNLVINFFRNRVVDYIQSNLETIPNRNGELTFRSLIQDNNDIDTNYLEIMRQFSTWGGTPEIIAMSNLLNANISVNNNGSYQPVNQNSNNNNIAISYVELEKGSGIHNHYNFALTPEEDRPNQPIAINDNQENVPVIDITKRPDNFPTTTPKPEVKPIKLPVDDHAQHRAIPTNNNEDDDAHQGNNIANVPEPTITSLQKDKYHFVDKKTEDDSLKNDENLEINLIKNNKDEIKQNAPAGNQPINTNMENLQTTTAKAINQYNALSKEEKLKKLNEINRYYQTLSENDKKAFKEKLTNTGLAALSGGTLTAYGTKMTVSGTATTGATNAEAIEMTPLLSTSTTESLAAAETITVAETAAVEGGVIAVETGTAAALAPETLGLSLVIGGLAIAGTWIYFAFHHHATSDIALPTSIHHNVYDNIEKWYKFLAHDKLKIKINKNTWNEIKQNKNSPANIIKIIKNKFVINDHSGWGGSVTNEDFNTFVKVIVLHFEQINGYFEILDNENDGFVIITNTEGDWLGVE; from the coding sequence TTGTCAGATGTTATTAGACAAACTAAGTTAGAAGAAATATCAGATAAGCAAGAACAGACAATTTTAAATCGTGTTAGAGAATTAAATTTTGGCTTAGATATTGATCAAGTTAAAGTACAAAAAAATAGCATTACTGATACTGCGGCAACTATTGAATCAATTGATCAAAGTGTATATTCTGATGGTGCAGTCAAAGTTATATTTACACTTGCTAAAAAAGCAAGAAAACCAAATGATGCACAAAAAATAATTACAGAAGATGAATCTAAAAAACAGGGAACACGGCCTAAAGGAAGTACAGTAACTTTAAAACAATCCGATAACAGTAATACAAATGCTGACGGAAGTCAAACACAAGCTAGTAACCGCATACAACAAAATAATTCAGATGAGCCAACAAATCACAATAATTTGTATGATGTGCCAGCAGATAATAGTTGTTTGTTTTGGTCGGTATCAACATCTTACTTATTGCCAGCGAGAAATAATAATGAAGAATTTAGAAACCGATTTATCCAATTATTTGGTGAAGAAAATTTAAAATATTTATTATATATTCAAAAATTACTACAACAACATGATTTAGAAAATAATAGAAATCTAAATCAATTATGATATCAAGATCAAACAGCAAATAATCTAGTTATAAATTTCTTTCGTAATCGCGTTGTTGATTATATACAATCAAATTTAGAGACAATTCCAAATCGCAATGGCGAATTAACATTTAGAAGTCTTATTCAAGATAATAATGATATTGATACTAATTACTTAGAAATAATGCGACAATTTTCAACATGAGGGGGAACACCAGAAATAATAGCAATGAGCAATCTTTTAAATGCTAATATTAGTGTAAATAATAATGGCTCTTATCAACCAGTTAATCAAAATTCAAATAATAATAACATCGCGATATCTTATGTTGAGCTTGAAAAAGGTTCGGGTATTCACAATCATTATAATTTTGCTTTAACACCAGAAGAAGATCGGCCAAATCAGCCTATTGCTATTAATGACAATCAGGAAAATGTCCCGGTAATTGATATAACCAAGAGACCAGATAATTTCCCAACAACCACCCCAAAACCAGAGGTAAAACCAATTAAATTACCGGTTGATGATCATGCTCAACACCGCGCCATTCCGACTAACAATAACGAGGACGATGATGCTCATCAAGGCAATAATATTGCCAATGTACCAGAACCAACAATAACATCATTACAAAAAGATAAATATCATTTTGTGGATAAAAAAACAGAAGATGATAGTTTAAAAAATGATGAAAATTTAGAAATTAACTTAATTAAAAACAATAAAGACGAAATAAAACAAAATGCCCCGGCAGGAAATCAACCCATCAATACAAATATGGAAAATTTACAAACAACAACCGCTAAGGCAATAAATCAATACAACGCTCTTTCAAAAGAAGAAAAATTAAAAAAATTAAATGAAATTAATCGTTATTATCAAACATTATCTGAAAATGATAAAAAAGCTTTTAAAGAAAAATTAACAAATACTGGATTAGCAGCTTTAAGTGGGGGCACATTAACAGCTTATGGAACAAAAATGACTGTTAGTGGTACTGCTACTACTGGTGCCACAAATGCAGAAGCAATCGAAATGACCCCACTCTTATCAACAAGTACAACAGAAAGCTTAGCCGCTGCAGAAACAATTACTGTGGCCGAAACAGCAGCAGTTGAAGGTGGAGTTATAGCTGTAGAAACTGGTACCGCTGCCGCTCTGGCTCCGGAAACTCTAGGGCTATCCTTAGTAATCGGAGGATTAGCAATTGCAGGAACATGAATATATTTTGCTTTTCATCATCATGCAACATCTGATATTGCGTTGCCAACTTCAATTCATCATAATGTTTATGATAACATTGAAAAATGATATAAATTTCTAGCCCATGATAAATTAAAAATTAAAATTAACAAAAACACATGAAATGAAATCAAACAAAATAAAAATTCACCAGCAAACATTATAAAAATTATTAAAAATAAATTTGTTATAAATGACCATTCTGGTTGAGGCGGAAGTGTCACAAATGAAGATTTCAACACTTTTGTAAAAGTAATAGTACTTCATTTCGAACAAATAAATGGTTATTTTGAAATATTAGATAATGAAAATGATGGTTTTGTCATTATAACCAACACTGAAGGCGATTGACTAGGAGTAGAATAA
- the mgtE gene encoding magnesium transporter encodes MSINNKSLLQINISNLQKLININDKKSLEKILKNLHSADLADVINKMENLSEVLYLVRLLDSKIASEVFINLDMEMKMMLLNELSNTEITQIVNQLYADDIVELLEQIPEEVIKKLIINASRDKRKEINLLLNYEENSAGSIMSVDFVQLFQHEKIGQALEKVKQLGERAENSDKYYVTDSKNKLLGVISLRNLVFANSKEEVNSVMETNVVSVDAHSDQELVANIVQKYDLNEVAVVNKQNVLIGIITVDDILDVMEEEATEDIEKLAAIKPTEMLYLKTPVWRIVRSRIFWLLFLLVSATFSELVIDAFLPLFGANKNSSDLSNKFLTLLVPLLPIIADTGGNSGSQASTTIVRALSLGDVTIKDYGQVVWKELRISFFVGLILICFNFIRMIIINLIKYDGVLYWDQWASMITISISLWIVIIISKVAGGILPIVAKLLRMDPAVMAAPLVTTIIDCVSTTIFFSIALLFFVT; translated from the coding sequence GTGTCTATTAATAATAAGTCGTTATTGCAAATAAATATTAGCAATTTGCAAAAATTAATTAATATTAATGATAAGAAAAGTTTAGAAAAAATTTTAAAAAATTTGCATAGTGCTGATTTAGCTGATGTAATTAATAAAATGGAAAATCTTAGTGAAGTTTTATATTTAGTACGGTTGTTGGATTCAAAAATAGCTAGTGAAGTTTTTATTAATCTTGATATGGAAATGAAAATGATGTTACTAAATGAATTAAGTAATACGGAAATAACGCAAATTGTTAATCAATTATATGCTGATGATATTGTTGAATTATTGGAACAAATACCTGAAGAAGTTATTAAAAAGCTTATTATCAATGCATCGCGTGATAAAAGAAAAGAAATTAATCTTTTATTAAATTATGAAGAAAATAGTGCTGGTTCAATTATGTCAGTTGATTTTGTGCAGTTATTTCAACATGAAAAAATTGGTCAAGCATTAGAAAAAGTGAAACAACTGGGTGAAAGAGCAGAAAATAGTGATAAGTATTATGTTACTGATAGTAAGAATAAGTTATTAGGAGTTATTAGTTTAAGAAATTTAGTTTTTGCTAATAGCAAAGAAGAAGTTAATAGTGTAATGGAAACTAATGTTGTTAGTGTTGATGCTCATAGTGATCAAGAATTAGTTGCTAATATTGTTCAAAAATATGATTTAAATGAAGTTGCTGTTGTTAATAAGCAAAATGTGTTAATTGGAATTATTACTGTTGATGATATTTTAGATGTTATGGAAGAAGAAGCGACAGAAGATATTGAAAAGTTAGCTGCAATTAAACCAACTGAGATGTTATATTTAAAAACTCCAGTTTGAAGAATTGTTCGTTCGCGAATATTTTGATTGTTATTTTTATTAGTATCAGCTACTTTTTCAGAATTAGTTATTGATGCTTTTTTACCTTTATTTGGTGCTAATAAAAATAGTAGTGATTTATCTAATAAGTTTTTAACTTTATTAGTACCATTATTACCAATTATTGCTGATACGGGAGGAAATTCTGGAAGTCAAGCCTCAACAACTATTGTGCGTGCTTTATCATTAGGTGATGTTACAATTAAAGATTATGGGCAAGTTGTTTGAAAAGAGTTAAGAATATCTTTTTTTGTTGGTTTAATTTTAATTTGCTTTAACTTTATTAGAATGATTATTATTAATCTTATTAAATATGATGGTGTTTTATATTGAGATCAGTGAGCTTCAATGATTACAATTTCAATATCTTTATGAATTGTTATTATTATTTCTAAAGTAGCGGGGGGAATTTTACCAATTGTTGCAAAATTATTAAGAATGGATCCAGCTGTTATGGCTGCTCCTTTGGTAACAACGATTATTGACTGTGTATCAACAACAATCTTTTTTTCTATCGCTTTACTATTTTTTGTTACTTAA
- a CDS encoding IS1/IS1595 family N-terminal zinc-binding domain-containing protein — MEKIIQELVNTLTDDQFLEFYEKVKQQAELIKKQKRLNEIDQKFRAQGIKCPKCESYHCVKNGHNSEGKQKYLCKNCRASFDAFRNHFIYWSHLNYEQWNLLIQISLLGQSSKTISRFIKTTLKTAWYNRQKLMKSKQLENTQLKFKKLSGKIQIDETFIKEIHKGNFKYKTDPRRIHLDPFATNTKCCIQMAIDNNNNIYVKSTNTKRLQKQWVIENMNKGLINENSIITSDMQKLYFLVAKQTNSTLCVTKTTINPEASYRNLNKISKLQSSLKEALIHYHGLGFTNIQNYLNLWKWKYQHKGLTPNQQTAVLYFNV, encoded by the coding sequence ATGGAAAAAATAATTCAAGAACTAGTAAATACTTTAACAGATGATCAATTTTTAGAATTTTATGAAAAAGTCAAACAACAAGCAGAATTAATAAAAAAACAAAAACGTTTAAATGAAATTGATCAAAAATTTAGAGCGCAAGGTATTAAATGCCCTAAATGTGAATCTTACCATTGCGTTAAAAATGGACATAATTCAGAAGGAAAACAAAAATATTTATGTAAAAATTGCCGTGCAAGTTTTGACGCTTTTCGTAATCATTTTATTTATTGAAGTCATTTAAATTATGAACAATGAAATTTATTGATTCAAATTTCATTGCTGGGGCAATCTAGTAAAACAATTTCTCGTTTTATTAAAACTACATTAAAAACTGCTTGATATAATCGTCAAAAATTAATGAAATCAAAACAATTAGAAAATACCCAATTAAAATTTAAAAAATTATCTGGTAAAATCCAAATCGATGAAACATTTATTAAAGAAATCCATAAAGGAAATTTCAAATATAAAACTGATCCACGAAGAATTCACCTTGACCCATTCGCAACTAATACTAAATGCTGTATTCAAATGGCAATTGATAATAATAACAATATTTATGTTAAATCCACAAACACCAAACGTTTACAAAAACAATGAGTTATTGAAAATATGAACAAAGGATTAATTAACGAAAATTCAATTATTACTTCTGATATGCAAAAATTATATTTTTTAGTAGCAAAACAAACAAATTCTACTTTATGTGTAACTAAAACAACAATTAATCCTGAAGCTAGTTATCGTAACTTAAATAAAATCAGTAAATTACAATCTAGTCTTAAAGAAGCCTTAATTCATTATCATGGTTTAGGTTTTACTAATATTCAAAATTATTTAAATCTCTGAAAATGAAAATACCAACATAAGGGTTTAACTCCAAACCAACAAACAGCGGTATTATATTTTAATGTATAA
- the trmB gene encoding hypothetical protein produces the protein MYKKVKVKIVILYKSLLKLSSWWFFLFYQEFSTKLKKIFNNTQPCHLEIGCGKGDFIIAMAHKYSMINFIAIEKSEVVLMAAVKKVVALEKIPTNLKFVQIDANNILNIFAINEITEIYLNFSDPWPKKKHYIKKVNAS, from the coding sequence ATGTATAAAAAAGTTAAAGTAAAAATAGTAATTTTATATAAAAGCCTTTTAAAATTATCAAGTTGATGATTTTTTTTATTTTATCAAGAGTTTTCGACAAAATTAAAAAAAATTTTTAATAATACTCAACCTTGTCATTTAGAAATTGGATGTGGTAAAGGAGACTTTATTATTGCTATGGCACATAAATATTCAATGATAAATTTTATTGCCATTGAAAAATCGGAAGTAGTATTAATGGCAGCAGTAAAGAAAGTGGTAGCATTAGAAAAAATTCCTACTAACTTAAAATTTGTTCAAATTGATGCTAATAATATTTTAAATATATTTGCTATTAATGAAATTACCGAAATATATCTTAATTTTTCTGATCCATGACCAAAGAAAAAACACTATATAAAGAAGGTTAACGCATCCTAA
- a CDS encoding transposase family protein: MKFKKNNQISDKNFLRLTGIKHTTFNKMLEILKIEELKKRFRRGRTNKLSLENRILMTLEYWREYRTYFHIAKSYDISESSCYRNIKWIEDTLIKHPNFQQLTGQKSLLKDYFKDKTVIIDVTESQIQRPKKDKNSTTQEKRKNTQ; encoded by the coding sequence ATGAAATTTAAAAAAAATAATCAAATAAGTGATAAAAATTTTTTAAGATTAACTGGTATTAAACATACTACTTTTAATAAAATGCTAGAAATTTTAAAAATAGAAGAATTAAAAAAGAGATTTCGTCGCGGAAGAACCAATAAATTATCATTAGAAAATCGTATTTTAATGACTTTAGAATATTGAAGAGAATATAGAACTTATTTTCATATTGCAAAAAGTTATGATATTAGTGAAAGTAGTTGTTATAGAAATATCAAATGAATTGAAGACACTTTAATAAAACACCCTAATTTTCAACAACTTACTGGTCAAAAATCACTATTAAAAGATTATTTCAAAGATAAGACTGTTATAATTGATGTAACTGAAAGCCAAATCCAACGCCCAAAAAAAGACAAAAACAGCACTACTCAGGAAAAAAGAAAAAACACACAATAA
- a CDS encoding IS1/IS1595 family N-terminal zinc-binding domain-containing protein — protein sequence MEKIIQELVNTLTDDQFLEFYEKVKQQAELIKKQKRLNEIDQKFRAQGIKCPKCESYHCVKNGHNSEGKQKYLCKNCRASFDAFRNHFIYWSHLNYEQWNLLIQISLLGQSSKTISRFIKTTLKTAWYNRQKLMKSKQLENTQLKFKKLSGKIQIDETFIKEIHKGNFKYKTDPRRIHLDPFATNTKCCIQMAIDNNNNIYVKSTNTKRLQKQWVIENMNKELINENSIITSDMQKLYFLVAKQTNSTLCVTKTTINPEASYRNLNKISKLQSSLKEALIHYHGLGFTNIQNYLNLWKWKYQHKGLTPNQQTAVLYFNV from the coding sequence ATGGAAAAAATAATTCAAGAACTAGTAAATACTTTAACAGATGATCAATTTTTAGAATTTTATGAAAAAGTCAAACAACAAGCAGAATTAATAAAAAAACAAAAACGTTTAAATGAAATTGATCAAAAATTTAGAGCGCAAGGTATTAAATGCCCTAAATGTGAATCTTACCATTGCGTTAAAAATGGACATAATTCAGAAGGAAAACAAAAATATTTATGTAAAAATTGCCGTGCAAGTTTTGACGCTTTTCGTAATCATTTTATTTATTGAAGTCATTTAAATTATGAACAATGAAATTTATTGATTCAAATTTCATTGCTGGGGCAATCTAGTAAAACAATTTCTCGTTTTATTAAAACTACATTAAAAACTGCTTGATATAATCGTCAAAAATTAATGAAATCAAAACAATTAGAAAATACCCAATTAAAATTTAAAAAATTATCTGGTAAAATCCAAATCGATGAAACATTTATTAAAGAAATCCATAAAGGAAATTTCAAATATAAAACTGATCCACGAAGAATTCACCTTGACCCATTCGCAACTAATACTAAATGCTGTATTCAAATGGCAATTGATAATAATAACAATATTTATGTTAAATCCACAAACACCAAACGTTTACAAAAACAATGAGTTATTGAAAATATGAACAAAGAATTAATTAACGAAAATTCAATTATTACTTCCGATATGCAAAAATTATATTTTTTAGTAGCAAAACAAACAAATTCTACTTTATGTGTAACTAAAACAACAATTAATCCTGAAGCTAGTTATCGTAACTTAAATAAAATCAGTAAATTACAATCTAGTCTTAAAGAAGCCTTAATTCATTATCATGGTTTAGGTTTTACTAATATTCAAAATTATTTAAATCTCTGAAAATGAAAATACCAACATAAGGGTTTAACTCCAAATCAACAAACAGCGGTATTATATTTTAATGTATAA
- a CDS encoding IS1/IS1595 family N-terminal zinc-binding domain-containing protein: MEKIIQELVNTLTDDQFLEFYEKVKQQAELIKKQKRLNEIDQKFRAQGIKCPKCESYHCVKNGHNSEGKQKYLCKNCRASFDAFRNHFIYWSHLNYEQWNLLIQISLLEQSSKTISRFIKTTLKTAWYNRQKLMKSKQLENTQLKFKKLSGKIQIDETFIKEIHKGNFKYKTDPRRIHLDPFATNTKCCIQMAIDNNNNIYVKSTNTKRLQKQWVIENMNKELINENSIITSDMQKLYFLVAKQTNSTLCVTKTTINPEASYRNLNKISKLQSSLKEALIHYYGLGFTNIQNYLNLWKWKYQHKGLTPNQQTAVLYFNV, translated from the coding sequence ATGGAAAAAATAATTCAAGAACTAGTAAATACTTTAACAGATGATCAATTTTTAGAATTTTATGAAAAAGTCAAACAACAAGCAGAATTAATAAAAAAACAAAAACGTTTAAATGAAATTGATCAAAAATTTAGAGCGCAAGGTATTAAATGCCCTAAATGTGAATCTTACCATTGCGTTAAAAATGGACATAATTCAGAAGGAAAACAAAAATATTTATGTAAAAATTGCCGTGCAAGTTTTGACGCTTTTCGTAATCATTTTATTTATTGAAGTCATTTAAATTATGAACAATGAAATTTATTGATTCAAATTTCATTGCTGGAGCAATCTAGTAAAACAATTTCTCGTTTTATTAAAACTACATTAAAAACTGCTTGATATAATCGTCAAAAATTAATGAAATCAAAACAATTAGAAAATACCCAATTAAAATTTAAAAAATTATCTGGTAAAATCCAAATCGATGAAACATTTATTAAAGAAATCCATAAAGGAAATTTCAAATATAAAACTGATCCACGAAGAATTCACCTTGACCCATTCGCAACTAATACTAAATGTTGTATTCAAATGGCAATTGATAATAATAACAATATTTATGTTAAATCCACAAACACCAAACGTTTACAAAAACAATGAGTTATTGAAAATATGAACAAAGAATTAATTAACGAAAATTCAATTATTACTTCTGATATGCAAAAATTATATTTTTTAGTAGCAAAACAAACAAATTCTACTTTATGTGTAACTAAAACAACAATTAATCCTGAAGCTAGTTATCGTAACTTAAATAAAATCAGTAAATTACAATCTAGTCTTAAAGAAGCCTTAATTCATTATTATGGTTTAGGTTTTACTAATATTCAAAATTATTTAAATCTCTGAAAATGAAAATACCAACATAAGGGTTTAACTCCAAACCAACAAACAGCGGTATTATATTTTAATGTATAA
- a CDS encoding IS1/IS1595 family N-terminal zinc-binding domain-containing protein, which translates to MKLIKNLERKVFKCPKCESYHCVKNGHNSEGKQKYLCKNCRASFDAFRNHFIYWSHLNYEQWNLLIQISLLGQSSKTISRFIKTTLKTAWYNRQKLMKSKQLAKTQKYFKKLSGIIEIDETFIKEIHKGNFKYKTDPRRIHLDPFATNTKCCIQMAIDNNNNIYVKSTNTKRLQKQWVIENMNKELINENSIITSDMQKLYFLVAKQTNSTLCVTKTTINPEASYRNLNKISKLQSSLKEALIHYHGLGFTNIQNYFLILSKTLDIYWIYLILGIFLIW; encoded by the coding sequence ATGAAATTGATCAAAAATTTAGAGCGCAAGGTATTTAAATGCCCTAAATGTGAATCTTACCATTGCGTTAAAAATGGACATAATTCAGAAGGAAAACAAAAATATTTATGTAAAAATTGCCGTGCAAGTTTTGACGCTTTTCGTAATCATTTTATTTATTGAAGTCATTTAAATTATGAACAATGAAATTTATTGATTCAAATTTCATTGCTGGGGCAATCTAGTAAAACAATTTCTCGTTTTATTAAAACTACATTAAAAACTGCTTGATATAATCGTCAAAAATTAATGAAATCAAAACAATTAGCAAAAACTCAAAAATACTTTAAGAAACTTAGTGGCATCATTGAAATTGATGAAACTTTTATTAAAGAAATCCATAAAGGAAATTTCAAATATAAAACTGATCCACGAAGAATTCACCTTGACCCATTCGCAACTAATACTAAATGCTGTATTCAAATGGCAATTGATAATAATAACAATATTTATGTTAAATCCACAAACACCAAACGTTTACAAAAACAATGAGTTATTGAAAATATGAACAAAGAATTAATTAACGAAAATTCAATTATTACTTCCGATATGCAAAAATTATATTTTTTAGTAGCAAAACAAACAAATTCTACTTTATGTGTAACTAAAACAACAATTAATCCTGAAGCTAGTTATCGTAACTTAAATAAAATCAGTAAATTACAATCTAGTCTTAAAGAAGCCTTAATTCATTATCATGGTTTAGGTTTTACTAATATTCAAAATTATTTTTTAATTTTGTCGAAAACTCTTGATATTTATTGAATATACTTAATTTTAGGTATATTTTTAATATGATAG